The Dehalococcoidales bacterium genome window below encodes:
- a CDS encoding recombinase family protein encodes MKACLYARVSSERQDVDLSISAQLKALREYAARNSHYIVKEYVDEAESGRTSQRPSFREMIASARRSDRPFDLILVWKYSRFARNREDSILFKAMLRKAGVQVISINEPFEDTPTGRLLEAMIESLDEFYSANLGEEVTRGMRESASRGFYVSSYAPYGYRKIKVRDGAKERSTLEIEPGQAKVVKRIFHEIIDGKGMVEIAKGLNRDGIAAPRSKGWGKTTLHKILSNEAYLGNLVWGQQSNRSLPPIIVEKAWPSIVDQGTFQQANALLQDRAFARVHPKRVTSSYLLSGLAKCGHCGKALVGQDAKGGQFHYYVCGTINKKGSGACQANYLNRDKFEQLVITRIKEHILTYENLRELARLVNEEMDSAAGEYRSRLMSVIYEYDTVSRRLDKLYDTLETSTTLSLQDLSPRIQALRQRQEQLQSTRWELEILLADRRVELADSETVRAYVEDLQNLLGESSITERKSFVRSFVKEVRVTGDQVTIDYTMPLSRGMTSENVAAVPPIVHDGGRYWT; translated from the coding sequence ATGAAAGCTTGTCTGTATGCCAGGGTTAGTTCGGAACGACAGGATGTCGATCTTTCTATCTCGGCTCAGCTTAAGGCGCTCCGTGAATACGCTGCCAGAAATTCCCATTACATCGTTAAGGAATATGTTGATGAGGCCGAAAGCGGCAGAACAAGCCAGCGGCCTTCCTTCCGGGAAATGATTGCCTCCGCTCGGCGCTCTGATCGGCCCTTCGATCTGATCCTGGTCTGGAAGTATTCCCGGTTTGCCCGCAATCGCGAGGACTCCATCCTCTTCAAGGCCATGCTGCGTAAGGCAGGTGTGCAGGTTATTTCAATAAACGAGCCTTTTGAGGACACGCCGACAGGCAGGCTGCTGGAAGCCATGATTGAGAGTCTTGATGAATTCTACTCGGCTAATCTGGGTGAGGAGGTAACCAGAGGGATGCGGGAGAGTGCCTCAAGGGGATTTTACGTATCCAGCTACGCTCCTTACGGCTATCGGAAGATTAAGGTAAGAGACGGAGCGAAAGAGCGCTCCACCCTGGAGATTGAGCCCGGTCAGGCTAAGGTCGTAAAACGGATCTTTCACGAAATCATTGACGGAAAGGGGATGGTGGAGATTGCCAAGGGGCTCAACAGAGACGGTATCGCAGCTCCCCGCAGTAAAGGCTGGGGTAAGACCACACTACATAAGATACTCTCCAATGAGGCATATCTCGGTAACTTGGTCTGGGGTCAGCAGAGCAACCGAAGCCTACCCCCAATAATAGTGGAAAAGGCTTGGCCAAGTATTGTTGATCAAGGCACGTTCCAGCAGGCCAACGCTCTCCTTCAGGATAGGGCGTTTGCCAGGGTACATCCCAAGCGGGTTACCAGCAGCTACCTGCTCAGTGGCCTGGCTAAATGCGGTCACTGTGGTAAGGCTCTAGTGGGACAGGATGCTAAGGGAGGACAATTCCACTACTATGTCTGCGGTACCATAAACAAAAAGGGATCTGGGGCATGTCAGGCAAACTATCTTAACAGAGATAAGTTCGAACAACTGGTAATCACCAGGATCAAGGAACATATCTTGACCTACGAAAACCTGAGGGAACTTGCCCGGCTTGTCAACGAGGAGATGGATTCTGCGGCTGGTGAATACCGTAGTCGGCTTATGTCTGTAATATATGAATACGATACCGTAAGCCGGCGTCTTGACAAACTCTACGATACTCTTGAGACTAGTACTACGCTAAGCCTCCAGGATCTCTCTCCTCGTATTCAGGCATTGCGACAGCGCCAGGAGCAACTGCAGTCAACCCGGTGGGAACTGGAAATACTCCTAGCCGATAGACGAGTAGAGCTTGCTGACTCTGAGACTGTCAGGGCTTACGTTGAGGATCTGCAAAACCTGCTTGGAGAAAGCTCCATCACTGAGAGGAAATCTTTTGTTCGGAGCTTCGTGAAAGAAGTAAGGGTCACTGGTGATCAGGTAACTATAGACTATACCATGCCACTTTCAAGAGGCATGACATCAGAGAACGTAGCTGCGGTTCCCCCTATTGTACACGATGGTGGGCGATACTGGACTTGA
- a CDS encoding tyrosine-type recombinase/integrase encodes MAAVMKTYLDPKEVEKMEAAATNQRDRLLIRLLFHLGCRISEALGITVDDIDLGRATITIQHLKYRIELSCPICDTRIGMRHTFCPRCGVRVEEAVRKATEHRRVRTLPIDEHTLQLISEYLAAGGPVIKNGRWILFGINRHRGWQVVHKCAESAGLSPLLNPDSGRTRGVSPHRLRDAFATHAVKMDDSGDGLRLLQEHLGHQSIATTMRYRKVSGEEHRKWCRRLWEQKES; translated from the coding sequence TTGGCAGCAGTAATGAAGACATACCTTGATCCGAAAGAAGTGGAGAAAATGGAGGCAGCGGCCACTAATCAGCGTGACCGGTTGCTAATCAGGTTGCTGTTCCACTTGGGCTGCCGGATCTCAGAGGCCCTTGGCATTACTGTTGATGATATCGATCTTGGGCGCGCCACTATTACCATTCAGCACCTCAAATACCGGATTGAACTCTCCTGCCCCATCTGTGATACCAGGATTGGTATGCGCCACACCTTCTGCCCACGGTGTGGCGTCCGCGTTGAGGAAGCAGTGAGAAAGGCCACTGAGCATCGGCGGGTCAGGACCCTGCCAATCGATGAGCATACTTTACAGTTGATCAGTGAATACCTTGCTGCCGGGGGGCCGGTCATCAAAAACGGCAGGTGGATACTCTTTGGGATCAATAGGCACCGCGGTTGGCAAGTTGTGCATAAATGCGCAGAGAGCGCGGGACTATCTCCTTTATTAAACCCGGATTCCGGCAGGACGCGTGGCGTTAGCCCGCATCGACTACGAGACGCGTTCGCTACCCACGCCGTCAAAATGGATGACTCAGGCGACGGGCTGCGGCTTCTTCAGGAACACCTTGGGCATCAGAGCATTGCAACTACCATGAGGTATCGTAAAGTCTCCGGCGAAGAGCACAGGAAGTGGTGTCGACGACTATGGGAGCAAAAGGAATCATGA
- a CDS encoding tetratricopeptide repeat protein — protein sequence MKDNSIAIWQSIADEMINNDLEEEALYYFNKILEIDPVNHEAVENKAYALHILGKGEEAIEYVDQYLEHNPFDVHVWILKGDLLSDHYYGEEAALECYNQALAIDAKNQEAWVKKAYALKEKGSYAEAADCFMTAIELFQEKDISEYPIEYQECFQGYSCELCEEFNSCLELMDD from the coding sequence ATGAAGGATAATAGTATTGCTATCTGGCAAAGTATCGCTGATGAAATGATCAATAATGACCTCGAAGAAGAGGCACTATACTACTTCAACAAAATACTGGAAATAGACCCTGTCAATCATGAGGCCGTAGAAAATAAGGCTTATGCCCTGCATATACTGGGGAAAGGTGAAGAAGCGATAGAATACGTTGATCAATATCTGGAACATAATCCTTTTGACGTTCATGTCTGGATTCTGAAGGGTGATTTATTAAGTGATCACTATTATGGTGAAGAGGCGGCACTGGAGTGTTATAACCAGGCACTTGCCATAGACGCTAAGAATCAAGAGGCGTGGGTGAAAAAGGCCTATGCTCTCAAAGAAAAGGGATCGTACGCCGAAGCAGCCGACTGTTTTATGACAGCCATCGAACTGTTCCAGGAGAAGGATATTTCCGAATATCCTATTGAATATCAGGAGTGCTTTCAAGGTTATTCTTGTGAGTTATGTGAAGAATTCAATAGTTGCCTGGAGCTAATGGACGATTAG
- a CDS encoding ribonuclease H-like domain-containing protein, which translates to MYDAYLSIATTGLSLSHNYVTVVGVYKVSGISMSLVQLAGNRVTVGNLFEALDGVSNFYTYNGERFDIPFILNSVGIDLRNMADHHDLMYDCWRCNLCGDIKAVERQLGIPRQMSGINGYDAVLLWHRYLEYGDQESLAMLLAYNRENVVNLRYLRDSLAILPG; encoded by the coding sequence TTGTACGATGCCTACCTTAGTATTGCAACAACTGGCCTCTCCTTATCACACAATTATGTAACCGTTGTCGGTGTGTATAAAGTCAGTGGTATTAGTATGAGTCTGGTTCAACTGGCAGGTAATAGGGTGACCGTTGGTAATCTTTTTGAAGCTCTTGATGGAGTAAGTAATTTCTATACTTATAACGGTGAACGGTTTGATATACCATTCATTCTCAATTCCGTAGGTATAGACCTGAGAAATATGGCTGACCATCATGACCTTATGTATGATTGCTGGAGATGTAACCTATGTGGCGACATTAAGGCAGTGGAGCGGCAACTTGGTATCCCCCGGCAGATGAGCGGCATTAACGGGTATGATGCAGTACTATTGTGGCATAGATATCTGGAATATGGGGATCAAGAATCTCTTGCTATGTTACTCGCGTATAACCGAGAGAATGTGGTAAACCTCAGGTATTTGAGAGATAGTCTGGCAATACTACCTGGATAA
- a CDS encoding Vms1/Ankzf1 family peptidyl-tRNA hydrolase — MSSIRRYNLTKAKLLHLLEKLKTNSIEVGSLYVPPKSSKASIEGMMEKILDMETTPEDLSDLIAESRTGGILFWGPHHRYLVMPPFPVAEESVSKTCEIEPLYLLMHHEFLLAMVIVRLGAYGIGVFQGEKLLSSKVGTGLVHARHRQGGSSSQRFARHREKQMETFFTQVCQHTRGQLDPYARLLDHVIYGGTRKTILDFRKQCHFLREFDTKTLDRLLNIREPKQPGLAEGIQEAWSSRVIQWA, encoded by the coding sequence ATGTCATCTATCAGACGGTACAATTTAACTAAGGCAAAATTATTACATTTACTGGAGAAATTAAAGACCAACTCTATAGAGGTCGGTTCTTTATACGTTCCGCCAAAGTCTTCAAAAGCAAGCATAGAAGGTATGATGGAAAAGATACTGGATATGGAAACAACGCCTGAAGATCTGTCTGACTTAATTGCGGAATCCCGGACGGGGGGAATACTTTTTTGGGGACCGCATCACCGGTATCTGGTGATGCCCCCATTCCCTGTGGCTGAAGAAAGTGTTTCCAAAACCTGTGAAATTGAACCTCTTTATTTACTTATGCATCATGAATTTCTTCTAGCTATGGTAATTGTAAGGCTCGGGGCGTATGGTATTGGCGTTTTTCAGGGCGAGAAATTGCTTTCCAGCAAGGTTGGTACAGGCCTGGTACATGCCCGCCACCGTCAGGGGGGCTCTTCGTCCCAACGATTTGCGCGACATCGTGAGAAGCAGATGGAAACCTTTTTTACGCAGGTTTGCCAGCATACTAGGGGACAGTTAGATCCCTATGCCAGACTATTGGATCATGTTATTTATGGAGGTACCAGAAAAACCATACTGGATTTCCGGAAGCAATGTCACTTCCTCCGGGAGTTTGACACAAAGACCTTAGATCGGTTGCTTAACATTAGAGAACCTAAGCAACCAGGACTTGCAGAAGGGATCCAGGAAGCTTGGTCAAGCCGAGTAATCCAATGGGCGTAG
- a CDS encoding saccharopine dehydrogenase NADP-binding domain-containing protein has protein sequence MKILIVGIGPQGMTMTRLLAKEPVVTNVICASRNSENLKRFSERLNSKKVSTICVDATKPHEVIEAAKGVDIVVNTCQAFEPVYSNILDAAFENEAHYLDFCYCFNNNFPPLPMHRWELFEQSDKWKFAGLTAITGVGKSPGTAEILAMNSADKLDRVDEIRQRDFYETISQTPPSVWWDMGIRAAQLWSPIVYDDGECKIVPFGEEEEYPFPNLGLRKVSLIALPSVEAAPHFIGKGLRHLDCKFGKSGPGIEMYRQMGFLSDKPIDIKGVKVAPLDVIDTISPPITPSWDEYENQIKTGIITDSAWVTVVEVTGARAGVDVKHKSHVFIPLHDVAERLPGTNVIMYETSAAGATFIKMLSAGEIQTKGMITCYQLSIEERELFLSKLASEKGVVIAESIERSYRQHGLRE, from the coding sequence ATGAAAATACTGATTGTAGGAATAGGACCACAAGGAATGACTATGACTAGACTCCTAGCCAAAGAGCCTGTGGTCACCAATGTAATCTGCGCTAGCAGAAATTCGGAGAATCTGAAGCGATTTTCCGAAAGGCTGAACAGCAAGAAGGTATCTACCATATGTGTTGATGCTACCAAACCCCATGAGGTAATAGAGGCAGCAAAAGGGGTAGATATAGTGGTAAACACATGCCAAGCTTTTGAGCCAGTTTATTCAAACATTCTAGATGCTGCTTTTGAGAATGAAGCCCATTACCTTGACTTCTGCTATTGTTTCAACAATAATTTCCCTCCTTTGCCTATGCATCGTTGGGAATTATTCGAGCAAAGTGATAAATGGAAGTTTGCAGGTCTTACCGCCATTACAGGTGTTGGGAAGTCTCCCGGAACTGCTGAAATCTTGGCTATGAATAGTGCAGATAAACTTGACCGCGTGGATGAGATACGCCAAAGAGATTTCTACGAGACAATTTCGCAGACACCTCCCTCTGTCTGGTGGGATATGGGCATAAGGGCGGCACAGTTGTGGTCACCCATTGTGTATGATGACGGGGAATGTAAGATAGTCCCCTTTGGTGAAGAGGAAGAATACCCATTCCCTAATTTGGGACTGCGTAAAGTCTCCCTGATAGCTCTCCCCTCTGTCGAAGCAGCCCCCCATTTCATAGGTAAGGGCTTAAGACATTTAGATTGCAAGTTCGGGAAGAGTGGTCCTGGGATCGAAATGTACAGGCAGATGGGGTTTTTAAGCGATAAACCTATAGATATTAAAGGTGTTAAGGTAGCCCCCCTAGATGTCATTGATACGATATCCCCACCTATTACTCCGTCGTGGGATGAATACGAAAACCAAATCAAGACTGGCATAATAACTGACTCGGCGTGGGTTACTGTGGTTGAGGTTACAGGCGCGAGGGCAGGCGTAGATGTGAAGCATAAATCTCACGTATTCATCCCTCTCCATGACGTAGCTGAGAGACTTCCAGGTACAAATGTCATTATGTACGAAACAAGCGCCGCCGGTGCAACCTTTATCAAAATGCTTAGCGCTGGAGAGATACAAACGAAAGGTATGATTACATGCTATCAACTTTCGATAGAAGAGAGAGAATTATTTCTGTCCAAGCTAGCGTCCGAAAAGGGTGTGGTAATAGCTGAGAGTATTGAGAGAAGCTACCGGCAACACGGACTACGAGAATAA
- a CDS encoding response regulator transcription factor — protein MNTENIKLIVAATESLFLEALVVLIHKRKGLRVIGTAQDGEGVIKLCKNQHPSVLLLEGTMPNTDIVTVVKEIKKLSVGTAVLVIMKHGHPQMVNSFIEAGINGLVTSNISSSELVDVIRLIHTGHIVLNAQGQNMSEVSDNTKLTNSLHPREKEVLRLASGGMSNKRIAVTLSISERTVATHFFNIYRKLGVRTRLEAAVIAIKEGLYNTNELAADIIPNGN, from the coding sequence ATGAATACCGAAAATATCAAACTTATTGTGGCTGCCACAGAATCGCTCTTTCTGGAAGCATTGGTAGTACTTATTCACAAGAGAAAGGGATTGCGGGTCATAGGTACGGCGCAGGATGGAGAAGGAGTCATCAAATTATGTAAGAACCAACATCCTTCTGTGCTTCTCCTCGAAGGTACTATGCCGAACACTGATATCGTTACGGTCGTAAAAGAAATAAAAAAGTTAAGTGTAGGAACTGCGGTCTTGGTAATAATGAAACATGGACATCCACAAATGGTAAACAGCTTTATTGAAGCTGGGATCAATGGGTTAGTGACAAGCAATATTTCCAGCAGCGAATTGGTAGATGTCATTCGACTAATACACACTGGACATATAGTCTTGAATGCTCAAGGTCAAAACATGTCAGAGGTCTCTGATAACACCAAACTCACTAATAGTTTGCATCCTCGTGAAAAAGAGGTGTTACGATTGGCTTCCGGTGGCATGAGCAACAAGCGAATAGCCGTTACTCTCAGTATTAGTGAACGCACAGTGGCAACACACTTTTTTAATATTTATCGGAAACTAGGAGTACGTACACGACTTGAAGCTGCGGTGATTGCCATAAAGGAAGGTTTGTATAATACAAACGAGTTAGCTGCCGATATCATTCCAAATGGCAATTAA
- a CDS encoding VOC family protein encodes MGKVERGFTTIIDLPHTAHFMVLVVKDIYKSADELSHKLNIGSWNIRKYPDPSRDDAIFGKKQYEFMHGFANLGGMILELEQPLSGDSPTAKFIENHGEGLWAIGYVVNNFDKVTAKLRDLNYEVIRSGKQDGCRYHTVELGSGFVIELQETKIEGIKLL; translated from the coding sequence ATGGGAAAGGTAGAACGCGGATTTACAACAATTATTGATTTGCCACATACTGCGCATTTTATGGTTCTAGTTGTTAAAGACATCTATAAAAGTGCCGATGAACTGTCGCATAAACTAAACATTGGATCGTGGAATATCCGCAAATACCCGGATCCAAGTCGCGATGATGCGATTTTTGGTAAGAAACAGTACGAATTTATGCATGGTTTTGCCAATCTAGGAGGGATGATATTAGAACTTGAACAACCACTTTCAGGAGACTCACCGACTGCTAAATTCATCGAAAATCATGGCGAAGGGCTATGGGCTATAGGGTATGTTGTAAATAATTTTGATAAGGTTACGGCGAAATTAAGAGATTTAAATTACGAAGTTATCAGAAGCGGGAAGCAGGATGGATGCCGTTATCATACCGTTGAGCTGGGATCAGGCTTTGTTATAGAACTCCAGGAAACAAAGATCGAGGGTATTAAGCTCTTGTGA
- a CDS encoding ABC transporter substrate-binding protein, producing the protein MKPILVVMLVVVVGVSSLFVSCVPTAPAQPAQEEPIKIGGLYSLTDFLAALGVDSHRATEVCLEQHNYEVLGRPIEFIAEDIASSPSVCLDKTRKLVETDGVSIIAGPILTSGADAIGPYLEQARVPYLLNSCITDEEALSGWPVWGHAGTLNQRCYTMGQFAYDELGYRKISTLVVDYLAGHLYMEGFMKGFTDRGGQIVQEQSFPFDTLDFTPYIVNLQDADALAVVVVGPVIQAFRQFREQGVWEKMPIICATDTGLFDEVSLLEVGQESIDTVGESHYHFSSTSPGNKEFSDIYESKYGVPPSSYGGMGYITMQIILDAIERSGGDLSFEALSKAISETDLETIRGRISFSPEGIGNTDTQIMEIVGPTTVETIAVYASKAVRVGDGFEVTVERIQ; encoded by the coding sequence ATGAAACCGATTTTGGTAGTTATGTTGGTTGTGGTAGTTGGGGTGTCTTCCTTGTTTGTTTCTTGCGTCCCTACGGCTCCAGCGCAACCTGCACAAGAAGAACCGATAAAGATCGGAGGGCTTTACTCACTAACAGATTTTTTGGCAGCCCTGGGTGTAGATTCACATAGAGCTACGGAGGTCTGCCTAGAACAACACAACTACGAAGTTCTGGGAAGACCGATAGAGTTTATTGCAGAAGATATAGCTTCCTCGCCTTCCGTGTGTTTGGATAAGACCAGAAAGCTTGTTGAGACAGATGGAGTCAGCATAATCGCTGGACCTATTCTTACTTCTGGTGCAGATGCGATCGGCCCATATCTTGAACAAGCAAGGGTACCCTATTTACTTAATTCGTGCATAACCGACGAAGAAGCGCTTAGCGGTTGGCCGGTTTGGGGTCATGCCGGAACACTGAATCAGAGGTGCTACACTATGGGTCAATTTGCCTATGATGAACTGGGCTACAGAAAGATTTCGACCCTAGTCGTAGATTACCTCGCAGGCCATCTATACATGGAAGGTTTTATGAAAGGGTTCACGGATCGGGGAGGACAGATTGTTCAGGAACAGTCTTTCCCTTTCGACACACTTGACTTCACTCCTTATATAGTCAATCTACAGGATGCCGATGCTTTGGCTGTGGTAGTAGTTGGTCCGGTAATACAAGCATTCAGACAGTTCAGAGAGCAAGGTGTCTGGGAAAAGATGCCTATAATATGCGCAACCGATACGGGTTTGTTTGATGAAGTTTCCTTGCTTGAGGTTGGGCAGGAATCGATAGACACTGTTGGTGAATCGCATTATCACTTCTCTAGCACTTCGCCAGGGAATAAAGAGTTCAGTGATATTTACGAGTCTAAGTATGGTGTACCGCCTTCTTCATATGGCGGAATGGGGTATATTACAATGCAGATCATACTGGATGCAATAGAAAGATCAGGGGGAGACCTGTCTTTTGAAGCGCTTTCGAAAGCCATCTCTGAGACTGATCTAGAGACTATTCGAGGTAGAATCAGTTTCAGCCCTGAAGGAATCGGGAATACTGATACTCAGATCATGGAGATCGTTGGTCCCACCACCGTAGAGACCATTGCCGTATATGCAAGCAAGGCTGTGAGAGTCGGTGATGGCTTTGAGGTAACTGTGGAACGCATACAGTGA
- a CDS encoding branched-chain amino acid ABC transporter permease — protein MCEALVVGAFLTSLLSGVSLGMIFFLIAIGLSLVIGLMGIINLSHGSLVMLGGYLGIFVAKSTGEIGLGILAAIGASGLVGLGIHRGFLRGLYRKDLEQILVTFGFVYIITNLHLWIYGPRPKAPFVPAVWGSSFAIGDFQLPIHRLAVIAIGLGIYFGLWWLFEKTKLGATIRAGMDDKEMTSGLGINLTPVTIRVFFIGTALAGLAGVIGALSLGGMSLEAGPTMLMVALSVTIVGGVGSIKGALVGALVIGIATALTTTYFPFLAMFIMYIAMIVVLVIKPSGLLGTK, from the coding sequence ATGTGTGAGGCATTAGTTGTGGGTGCTTTTTTAACTAGTCTTTTAAGTGGAGTATCACTTGGGATGATATTCTTTCTTATAGCTATAGGATTATCGTTAGTCATTGGTCTCATGGGAATCATTAACCTTTCCCACGGATCGCTCGTCATGTTAGGGGGATACCTAGGAATCTTTGTGGCTAAGTCAACGGGCGAAATTGGGCTTGGTATATTAGCTGCTATCGGCGCATCAGGTTTGGTTGGTTTAGGAATCCATCGAGGTTTCCTTCGTGGATTATATCGAAAAGACCTCGAGCAAATATTGGTGACATTCGGTTTCGTCTACATAATAACTAACCTACATTTATGGATCTATGGGCCACGTCCTAAGGCACCTTTTGTTCCGGCAGTTTGGGGTAGTTCTTTTGCTATTGGCGATTTTCAATTGCCTATTCATCGCCTGGCAGTAATCGCTATTGGATTGGGAATATACTTCGGGTTGTGGTGGCTCTTTGAAAAAACGAAACTAGGTGCAACTATACGAGCCGGAATGGATGATAAGGAGATGACGTCTGGCTTAGGTATTAATCTTACACCAGTTACCATCCGTGTCTTCTTCATAGGAACTGCCTTGGCTGGTTTAGCCGGTGTAATCGGGGCGCTTTCACTAGGTGGAATGAGTCTTGAGGCTGGGCCTACTATGTTAATGGTAGCATTGTCCGTTACTATAGTTGGTGGTGTAGGTTCCATAAAAGGCGCACTGGTGGGTGCCCTAGTGATAGGTATTGCGACTGCTTTAACCACAACCTATTTCCCATTCTTAGCTATGTTCATTATGTATATAGCCATGATTGTTGTACTCGTGATTAAGCCTTCCGGACTATTAGGGACAAAATAA
- a CDS encoding branched-chain amino acid ABC transporter permease has protein sequence MSIKNLRSLAPFLIIGLFLIVAPSFLGAGAVGLITKILIFTLLTMGLDLVFGYTNLWSFAHAGLFGVGAYSTGILIKHYGITSFWVSAPLGVLLTVICSAIFCAIALRGRLIYFLLITLALGQIIYSVAMKWNAVTGGVNGLAGISYPEMGVFFHFTPISYYYFTLTVVAILAYLLYRIVKSPFGVSLQGIKGNEVRMRILGYNTWLLQFAAFLISGMYAGIAGVLYIHYNGLIAPSDVGFQASGLLMLMIIIGGTGTLWGAAIGSTIFMLMQYYVSLITPERWPFIIGIVFIAVVMFSTGGILPTIRRHWGEVQKPWQS, from the coding sequence ATGAGTATCAAAAATCTGCGTAGTCTTGCCCCTTTCCTAATCATCGGATTATTTCTGATAGTGGCACCCTCTTTTCTAGGTGCCGGGGCTGTGGGCCTTATTACCAAGATTTTAATATTTACTCTTTTGACCATGGGTTTAGATCTAGTATTTGGATACACAAATCTCTGGTCTTTTGCCCACGCTGGGTTATTTGGAGTCGGAGCATATAGTACCGGAATACTGATCAAACATTATGGCATTACTTCATTTTGGGTATCAGCCCCACTCGGAGTCTTGCTAACAGTAATTTGTTCCGCTATCTTCTGTGCAATAGCTCTGCGTGGAAGACTTATCTACTTTCTTCTTATTACCCTTGCACTAGGTCAAATAATATACTCAGTTGCTATGAAGTGGAATGCAGTTACTGGCGGCGTTAATGGTTTGGCAGGTATATCATATCCTGAAATGGGGGTGTTTTTTCACTTTACACCCATTAGCTATTATTACTTCACCTTAACGGTTGTGGCTATATTAGCCTATCTACTTTATCGAATCGTGAAATCTCCTTTCGGCGTGAGCCTACAGGGGATTAAGGGCAACGAAGTTCGAATGCGGATATTAGGCTACAATACCTGGTTGCTGCAATTTGCTGCGTTTCTTATCAGTGGGATGTATGCAGGTATAGCCGGAGTTCTGTACATACACTATAACGGTCTTATTGCTCCTTCTGACGTGGGTTTTCAGGCCTCTGGGTTGTTAATGCTTATGATAATAATTGGCGGTACTGGTACCCTCTGGGGGGCAGCTATTGGTAGTACTATATTCATGTTGATGCAATACTACGTAAGTTTAATCACACCAGAGCGTTGGCCTTTTATAATAGGAATTGTATTCATTGCCGTTGTTATGTTTTCTACAGGCGGCATTTTACCAACTATACGTAGACATTGGGGCGAGGTACAAAAACCATGGCAATCTTAG